The Bubalus kerabau isolate K-KA32 ecotype Philippines breed swamp buffalo chromosome X, PCC_UOA_SB_1v2, whole genome shotgun sequence genome has a segment encoding these proteins:
- the LOC129640287 gene encoding doublesex- and mab-3-related transcription factor C2-like, giving the protein MDPNEMPAMPCSLPDSTPGLETGAPCGIELGPRGSVRRCARCHNHGITDQIKDEEHLCLFQACKCHKCVPSSEHDSILPAERDLKMDQGPHLRRRPTRGRTRGGTTSPRARSRGKKLGTQARVPGNLRRRSAARSSPGLFASVLDSSTLEEATNNFSFEEVAQIPCPAQQAPEASNQASVSASSEWQQKLEAAQALLTLKRSSWAPSGSISLPQPHVAPAPDEDKGLQPSSSSL; this is encoded by the exons ATGGATCCCAATGAAATGCCTGCTATGCCCTGCTCCCTCCCCGACTCCACCCCTGGACTTGAGACCGGAGCCCCATGTGGCATTGAACTTGGCCCCAGAGGATCTGTACGTCGCTGTGCCCGCTGCCACAaccatggcatcactgaccaaaTCAAGGACGAGGAGCACCTCTGCCTCTTCCAGGCCTGCAAGTGTCACAAATGTGTTCCCTCCTC GGAACACGACAGCATCTTGCCTGCTGAACGTGACTTGAAGATGGACCAGGGGCCGCACCTAAGGAGGCGCCCGACTCGAGGACGGACCAGGGGTGGGACTACCTCTCCCAGAGCTCGCAGCCGTGGCAAGAAGTTGGGCACTCAAGCAAGAGTCCCCG GCAATCTTCGAAGGCGCTCTGCTGCTCGGTCAAGTCCTGGACTCTTTGCCTCTGTCCTGGACTCCAGCACCCTTGAAGAAGCAACTAACAATTTCTCTTTTGAGGAAGTCGCACAGatcccctgccctgcccagcag GCTCCCGAAGCTTCCAACCAGGCCTCGGTTTCTGCCTCCTCAGAGTGGCAGCAAAAACTGGAAGCAGCCCAGGCTCTGCTGACTCTGAAAAGATCTTCCTGGGCCCCTTCTGGCTCCATCTCTCTGCCCCAGCCCCACGTTGCTCCAG CTCCTGATGAAGATAAAGGACTTCAGCCTTCTAGCTCCTCTCTTTGA